A portion of the Streptococcus urinalis 2285-97 genome contains these proteins:
- a CDS encoding acetate kinase — translation MSKTIAINAGSSSLKWQLYQMPDEIVLAKGLIERIGLHQSKSTVKFNGQSESQTVDIPDHTKAVKVLLDDLLRLNIIDSYQEITGIGHRIVAGGEYFNQSTVVGEKELALIEELSALAPLHNPGAAAGIRAFMELLPGVTSVAVFDTAFHTTMKDYTYLYPIPRKYYNELKVRKYGAHGTSHQYVAQEAAKLLGKPLDQLKLITAHIGNGVSITANYHGESVDTSMGFTPLAGPMMGTRSGDIDPAIIPYLIANDDELNDAADVIDMLNKKSGLGGVSEISSDMRDIEDGLQAKNKDAVLAYNMFIDRIKKFIGQYLAVLNGADAIVFTAGMGENGYLMRQDVIEAMSWFGMKLDPEKNVFGYHGEISTPDSLIKVLVIPTDEELMIARDVERLK, via the coding sequence ATGTCAAAAACAATTGCAATTAATGCAGGAAGTTCAAGTTTAAAATGGCAGTTATACCAAATGCCAGATGAAATAGTTTTAGCAAAAGGCTTAATCGAAAGAATTGGTCTCCATCAATCAAAGTCTACCGTTAAATTTAATGGTCAATCAGAATCACAAACAGTTGATATTCCTGATCATACAAAGGCTGTAAAAGTTTTATTAGATGATCTTCTAAGACTTAATATTATTGATTCCTACCAGGAAATCACAGGGATTGGTCATCGAATTGTAGCTGGAGGAGAATATTTCAACCAATCTACAGTTGTTGGGGAAAAAGAGCTAGCCTTGATTGAAGAACTATCGGCACTCGCACCACTTCATAATCCTGGTGCAGCTGCAGGAATTCGTGCATTCATGGAATTGTTACCTGGTGTTACTAGTGTTGCTGTTTTTGATACCGCTTTTCATACGACTATGAAAGATTACACTTATTTATATCCAATTCCAAGAAAATATTATAATGAACTAAAGGTGCGTAAATACGGAGCACACGGAACAAGTCATCAATATGTAGCCCAAGAAGCTGCAAAATTATTAGGAAAACCACTTGATCAGTTAAAATTAATCACAGCACATATTGGTAATGGGGTATCTATTACAGCGAATTACCATGGTGAATCAGTTGATACTTCTATGGGCTTTACACCACTTGCTGGACCGATGATGGGAACACGATCTGGAGATATTGATCCAGCAATTATTCCTTATCTGATTGCTAATGATGATGAATTAAATGATGCTGCTGATGTTATTGATATGCTTAATAAAAAATCTGGACTTGGCGGTGTGTCAGAAATTTCAAGTGATATGAGAGATATTGAAGACGGGTTGCAAGCAAAAAATAAAGATGCGGTACTAGCTTACAATATGTTTATTGATCGTATTAAGAAATTTATTGGTCAATATCTAGCTGTTCTAAATGGTGCAGATGCAATTGTCTTTACTGCCGGTATGGGAGAAAATGGATACTTAATGCGTCAAGATGTCATTGAGGCAATGTCATGGTTTGGTATGAAATTAGACCCTGAAAAAAATGTTTTTGGTTATCATGGGGAAATCTCTACACCAGATTCATTGATAAAAGTTCTTGTAATCCCAACTGATGAAGAGTTAATGATTGCCAGAGATGTCGAACGATTAAAATAA
- a CDS encoding acetate kinase — MSKTIAINAGSSSLKWQLYKMPEEEVIAKGLIERIGLKDSISTVKFDGKSESQTLDIDDHHKAVEILMSDLLRFEIIKSFDEITGVGHRVVAGGEDFKESTLIGDKEIEKIDELSALAPLHNPAHVAGIKAFKEILPDITSVAVFDTAFHTTMPAVAYRYPIANKYYEDYQVRKYGAHGTSHQYVSQEAAKLLDKPAKDLKIITCHIGNGASITAVKGGKSVDTSMGLTPLGGIMMGTRSGDLDPAIIPFLIDREPELSDAEAIRHIFNRESGLLGISERSSDMRDIIDAREAGDEKAKLAFDMYVDRVQKYIGQYVAVLNGVDAIVFTAGVGENSVPFREAVIEGLTWFGMSLDPERNVFGAEGIISTEDSSVKVMVIPTDEELVIARDVERLKNK, encoded by the coding sequence ATGTCAAAAACAATTGCAATTAATGCAGGAAGTTCAAGTTTAAAATGGCAATTATATAAAATGCCAGAAGAAGAAGTAATCGCAAAAGGTCTAATTGAGAGAATAGGCTTAAAAGATTCTATTTCAACAGTAAAATTTGATGGGAAATCTGAATCTCAAACACTTGATATTGATGATCATCATAAAGCCGTTGAAATATTAATGAGTGATTTATTACGTTTTGAAATAATAAAATCATTTGATGAAATTACAGGTGTTGGTCATCGTGTCGTGGCTGGAGGAGAAGACTTTAAAGAGTCAACGCTAATTGGTGATAAAGAAATTGAGAAAATTGATGAACTCAGTGCTCTAGCTCCATTACATAATCCTGCACACGTAGCTGGTATTAAAGCTTTTAAAGAGATTTTACCTGATATTACAAGTGTGGCTGTTTTTGATACAGCTTTCCACACAACAATGCCAGCAGTTGCTTATCGTTATCCAATTGCTAATAAATATTACGAAGATTACCAAGTTCGTAAATACGGAGCACATGGAACAAGTCATCAATATGTTTCCCAAGAAGCAGCAAAACTTCTAGATAAACCTGCAAAAGATTTAAAAATCATAACTTGTCATATCGGTAATGGTGCCTCTATTACAGCTGTTAAAGGTGGAAAATCTGTGGATACATCTATGGGATTAACACCACTCGGCGGTATTATGATGGGAACAAGATCTGGTGATCTTGATCCAGCTATTATCCCTTTCTTGATTGATCGTGAACCTGAATTGAGTGATGCAGAAGCAATTCGTCATATCTTTAATAGAGAATCTGGACTATTGGGCATTTCTGAACGTTCTAGTGATATGCGTGATATTATTGATGCTAGAGAAGCTGGTGATGAGAAAGCGAAACTTGCATTTGATATGTATGTCGATCGAGTTCAAAAATACATTGGTCAATATGTTGCAGTATTAAATGGCGTTGATGCAATTGTCTTTACTGCAGGTGTTGGTGAAAATTCAGTACCATTTCGTGAGGCAGTAATTGAAGGATTAACATGGTTTGGAATGTCATTAGATCCAGAGAGAAATGTATTTGGTGCTGAAGGTATTATTTCGACTGAAGATTCAAGTGTAAAAGTAATGGTTATTCCAACTGATGAAGAACTTGTTATCGCACGAGATGTAGAACGTTTAAAAAATAAATAG
- a CDS encoding class I SAM-dependent methyltransferase — MNFEKIEQAYEIILENSQLIQNQLNTHIYDAIIEQNSYFLGAKTDNKTINKNNDILKTLALTSEEWQRVFQFIFIKAGQTEKLQANHQFTPDTIGFLFVFLIDSLTKGKESLDIIEIGSGTGNLAQTILNYSQNNLNYLGIEIDDLLIDLSASIAEIMSSSTQFIQGDAVRPHILKESDFIIADLPIGYYPNDEIAARYEVASSKEHTYAHHLLMEQSLKYLKKDGFAIMLAPTDLLASQQSDLLKSWLKGYASIQAVIALPENLFGNSYMTKSIYILQKQQKSLKETFVFPLSDITNPESLNYFMESFRKWNQD, encoded by the coding sequence ATGAACTTCGAAAAAATAGAACAAGCTTATGAAATAATACTGGAAAATAGTCAATTGATCCAAAACCAACTTAATACTCATATATATGATGCAATTATTGAACAGAATTCCTATTTTTTAGGTGCTAAAACAGATAATAAAACAATTAATAAAAATAATGATATATTGAAAACATTAGCTTTAACATCAGAAGAATGGCAAAGAGTTTTTCAATTTATTTTTATCAAAGCAGGGCAAACTGAAAAATTGCAAGCAAATCATCAATTTACACCAGACACTATTGGTTTTTTATTTGTTTTTCTCATTGATAGTTTAACTAAAGGTAAAGAATCATTAGACATTATTGAAATTGGCAGTGGAACTGGAAATTTGGCACAAACAATCCTAAATTATAGTCAGAATAATTTGAATTACTTAGGAATTGAAATAGATGACTTATTAATTGACTTATCAGCAAGTATTGCTGAGATAATGTCGTCAAGTACACAATTTATACAAGGTGACGCTGTTAGACCACATATTTTAAAAGAAAGTGACTTCATTATCGCTGATTTACCAATTGGTTATTATCCAAATGATGAGATAGCTGCGAGATATGAAGTAGCATCATCTAAAGAACACACTTATGCTCACCATTTATTGATGGAACAATCACTAAAATATTTGAAAAAAGATGGTTTTGCTATTATGCTTGCGCCTACTGATTTATTAGCTAGTCAACAAAGTGATTTATTAAAAAGCTGGTTAAAAGGATATGCCTCTATACAGGCAGTTATTGCTCTACCAGAAAACCTTTTTGGAAATAGTTATATGACAAAGTCAATCTATATTTTACAAAAACAGCAAAAAAGTTTGAAAGAAACATTTGTTTTTCCACTATCAGATATAACAAATCCTGAAAGTTTAAATTATTTTATGGAAAGTTTCCGAAAATGGAATCAAGACTAA
- a CDS encoding IS1595 family transposase, whose amino-acid sequence MKFEFKSLFDLQSAFPTEQACIEHLEELRWGDVVVSPFDATSKVYKCKGNKYRCVNTKKYFNVKTDTLFENTKTPLRKWFMAIWMVTSHKKGISSVQLAKDIDVTQKTAWFMLERIRKCFGSENNNDLDDVVEVDETYIGGKNKNRHHSKKVKNAQGRSLKDKSAVVGMLQRQGKVNAHHVSDNKTQTLTDEIIKYVKRTAQLYTDEWLGYNKVADMYAHAYVNHGAREYVNGDAYTNTIEGFWAGLKRGVLGIYHSWSKKHLQDYVDEFVFRYNTRDYSDSQRFNLLLLNAGVRTTYKELTNGY is encoded by the coding sequence ATGAAATTTGAGTTTAAGTCATTATTTGATTTACAATCAGCTTTTCCTACAGAGCAAGCATGTATAGAGCATCTAGAGGAATTACGTTGGGGCGATGTTGTTGTCAGCCCTTTTGATGCTACATCAAAAGTTTATAAATGTAAAGGCAATAAATATCGTTGTGTGAACACGAAAAAATACTTCAATGTCAAAACGGATACGCTTTTTGAAAATACTAAAACTCCTTTACGAAAATGGTTTATGGCAATTTGGATGGTCACTTCCCACAAAAAGGGTATCTCATCTGTCCAACTGGCAAAAGACATTGATGTGACCCAGAAAACAGCTTGGTTTATGTTGGAACGTATTCGCAAGTGTTTTGGTTCTGAAAACAATAATGACCTAGATGATGTTGTTGAAGTGGACGAGACTTATATTGGTGGTAAAAATAAGAATCGTCATCATTCTAAAAAGGTCAAGAATGCTCAAGGTCGTTCGTTGAAAGATAAATCTGCGGTCGTAGGAATGCTACAACGTCAAGGTAAAGTAAATGCCCATCATGTCTCAGATAACAAAACGCAAACCTTGACAGATGAGATTATCAAATACGTCAAACGTACAGCTCAACTTTACACTGATGAATGGTTGGGCTATAATAAAGTTGCGGATATGTACGCACATGCCTATGTGAATCATGGAGCAAGGGAGTATGTTAATGGAGATGCTTATACAAATACTATCGAAGGCTTTTGGGCTGGATTGAAGCGTGGTGTTCTCGGTATCTATCACTCATGGTCTAAAAAACACCTTCAAGATTATGTTGATGAATTTGTTTTTCGTTACAATACTCGTGATTACTCTGACAGCCAACGATTTAATTT